The DNA segment GTTTTACGTGTCTAGCATGGCTTATCAGGGAactcccttttcccctccccttactttaaaagaaaaaaaataatgtatgtgctaatagggttttatttctctttctttcattgttttttttttttatatatatatcttgtTTCTGGCTACATGCAACCTTGttgttttctgcctcctgcaaTCACCAACATCCATGGGTTCTGCTCGACTGACTAATGGCCACCTACAGCAGACACTTGCACTAATTGCTCCGTGGAGGAAGCAGACATCGCTGAAGCATCAACCACGGACGGCTCCCCGGTCTTCTCTTGTTTACCATCTCCTTTGGAACACTTGCCAGAGGCCAGCGAGTCTTGCTTCATCCAGTTTGAGTCGTGTCCCATGGAGGAGAGCTGGTTTATTACCCCTCCCCCATGTTTTACTGCAGGTGGATTAACCACTATCAAAGTGGAAACCAGTCCAATGGAGAATCTCCTAATAGAGCATCCCAGCATGTCTGTGTATGCTGTCCACAATACCTGTCACAGCCTTAATGAGACTGCATGTGGAGATGAGGAGTTTCACAGCCCAGGTAGTCCCAGGTATGTCTGACTTCTCTTGTCAGGAAGCCCTGTTGCTGAAAATATCTGGTTTCTACTTGATCAGCTTAGACACTTAATACTGAATTTTCCAGCTTATTTTGGAGCAGGTGAATAAAGCATGAATACTAGACAAGGTGGGTAGGGTGGtcagggctgcctgcctgcttaGAAAAATGTTATACAAGATGGTTGTGTCAGGAAACAGTTGGGTATGCTGTTCTGACACTGCAATGAATATTGATGGAGCCTAATTATTCCCTTGCAGAATATACTCTGGTCCTGTTGAAACTGGTGGTAGTTAACTCTGTAGCTGGTAACATAGATTTGAAAGCACTTTGCCCCCTTCATAGCTATGTGGATTTATCATAACTGTTAGTCAGTACCCTTTCAGTCATCTGATGAggtgaaaaatgttatttaattatCCTGACAGGGAAGCCTTGTTttagtgtgggttttttttctgttgttcctcAGCCTAGTGATAGATTAGGACAGGATTAAGTTTTTCCACAGGTGACTTGTGGagcaaaagcaaactgaaatattCCACAAAACTTAATTCCCTCAAGGTAGAATCTGTGCTGCAAACTTCTACTTTTAGCAAGGTAAGAAGTTGTGCTTTTTGGTTTCAGGTCCTAAAGAAGATCTGGCCATATGGGATTATTGCAGAGGCAGGTTTGCCATTACCTGCCGCTTCGGTGTTAAATGTCCAGTATATACATCTATACAAGTATAGTGTATGTAGATGTGTACATGTAGGGTATTACTTTGTTGTTATGATTCCACACTTGCCCATGTGTTCACTGATTAGGAAATAATTGGGTGTTTTGTGAGTCCTGGTTAAtaacaaagtgatttttttttttgtaccaaCTGGTgcttaccttttaaaaataataaaaaatcatagTATACTAAACTTtgttacacaggaaaaaatgagtgTAGTGGTAGAGTTGCTGTAGGTAGATGCTGATTGACTTTTCTGATCATCTCTTTGCTGCATTTAAAGTTCTTGGTTCAAAGAAACAGGTGACATTATACAGCAGCATGTCATCTCAAAGTATAGCGCTGATACTATTAGAGTGGGGGATTTGTGCAGTTTGTGAAGTTAAGCATTGAGAGTCTAGCTTAGCTTAAACCGGGGGGGAAGCTGTAAGCAGGCAGCAATGAGGGTCTGAAGGAGTCTGCAAGAAAACTGTAGACTGTGAGGCATGCCCTAGTGAAAGACAGTAGACCAGTATATCTAAAATACCAGTTTGCAGTGGACAGTAACACACAGTTGGATACTGACTTCAGTGGCTTGAACCGGGGATAATAGCGTAAATTCTTCTGGAGAAGAGTCCTGTCTTACAGTATACAGTTAAGCCGCTTTAATGTGTGGGGAGGCTAAAGGTGTGATGATCTTCAACTGGTATGTGAGCACGTTTCTTTATGCTGAATTCCTTGTCAGACGATCTAGACTTTTGTGTACTTTATGTtgagtggcagagctgggaggagactTGAGTCTAAAGCTGAGGCAAACTACAGAAACTGGAAACATCAATGACACTGATAATGCAGTAagtttcaaaagctgttttgaagTCTCTAGTGGTTTAATGGTTGGCCATTTAACATTGTAGGGCCAAGAAAAGCTGCTTAAGGCACACTGGCACAGTAACAGTAAGTACTGCTGGTTTGGGACAGTGCTTTTTGTTTGATCAGGCTGCTAGCAACACTGCTTCCTCTAGAGCCTTGTCTGCCAAAACAATACTGGGTATAGGACTAACCTTTGTGCCAAATGATGTTACTTGATCAAGCCTAACTACATCTGCTTTAACAATTCAAAATGCTAAGTGCAGAAAAATTACGTCGTTATTAATTGGGGTGGGGTCTGAAGCCTTTAATGTTTCTTGTGAGGTCTGGTTCTATAGTGCATCCAGCAGGACACTTTTGTTTTCTAGTGAAATAGATGATGGGGGGCAGCAGTGAATGTATGTAGTTTAGCTTTAGACACAGCCTGTCTAAAATTACACTTTGACAGTGTTGATGGAGGCTCATCAGCCCTGTTCTCTCGGTGCCTAGGGCTCACTAGTGCCAGGCTACCAAAGGCAACCACCAAGATACCAAAATGCTACGCTTTGGAAGAGTACGTGGCCTTTTAGTTAATTCAAATCACCTCTGCTATCCCAGTTTCGCTTTAAGATGACAAGTAGAAGAGTGTTGGTTTGCAAACCAGTGCTGGAAGGGTATTTGATAAGAAGGGGAGGAAGCTTAAATACCTTCAACCAGCAATTTTAAaccagtttttctcctttggtgGAGGAAATATATTTGCTccttttaaattcctttcagaGCAAAAGGATGTTGTATCAACTTCCCTCTGTTTGCCAGTTTAGTCGCCTTTCCATAACAAACCACGCTACTTTGTATTAGCAGTTGATGTCCTTTGCTAGCTAGTAACGTGCAACATGGGCATGGTTAGGAAGTATGGGTTCTGGTAAGTGTGGTGTGGCTTCCTAGCTCCTTACAGCTTTCCCCAGAAAGGCTTCATTTGGAATTCCACCTCTAGCACTGTAGCCCCGTATTTGCAGGCATCCTTGTGTAAATTAAACTGGTGTGATCTGCATAGAAGGTATTTGCAAGGCACCGTGAATTGATTTGTGTGATGTTATTCACTTATTTCTTGCTTTATATTTCAAGTGTTAGGTTTAGGGAAACATCCCGTGAATGAACAGGGGAAAAACCAGCATGTCACACATGGCTGTTCTGGAGTCTGTAGGCTTCATCAGTCATATCAAGCTACTCAAGAGCCAAAATCAAGTGGATTAGGatacttgaaggaaaaaaattgtagaaGGGAGGAACTGTCCCCATGCTGACAAGGTATTTTGCTCCAGTGTGGA comes from the Falco rusticolus isolate bFalRus1 chromosome 3, bFalRus1.pri, whole genome shotgun sequence genome and includes:
- the TP53INP1 gene encoding tumor protein p53-inducible nuclear protein 1 isoform X3; this translates as MFQRLNNMLMGEIDSLSSQEPEFSEKEDDEWILVDFIDTCTNCSVEEADIAEASTTDGSPVFSCLPSPLEHLPEASESCFIQFESCPMEESWFITPPPCFTAGGLTTIKVETSPMENLLIEHPSMSVYAVHNTCHSLNETACGDEEFHSPGSPRAKKSCLRHTGTVTTGGPK